From Alienimonas californiensis, a single genomic window includes:
- a CDS encoding aspartate kinase, protein MPRIIVQKFGGTSVGDTSRIRRAAARAVAAQQEGAQVVMVVSARGKKTDELVSLAGEFDIEPPAREMDMLLATGEQESVALMAMALREAGAEAVSLTGGQIGISTDDTYGKARIRAIKTDRLREHLDAGRIVVAAGFQGVSDSGDITTLGRGGSDLTAAALAAVLGAERCEIYTDVPGVFTVDPRIEPAARKLSRIGYDEMLELASLGAGVMHSRSIEFAGKYGVPIEVRSSLSDEPGTLIARAGAPARPVTGLALVRDAARVTLAGLPDRPGVMAEIFRRMADRAIPLDMVVQDLSVQGIAEVSFTVPQEDLAGALAAAKAAVDALDGAEVTVGTDLAKISAVGAGMPDRPGVAAKMFRTLADIGCNVELVTTSEIKVSCLIARDRANEAIRAVHAAFELDQAADADAAHRDDHPLSPQEQRVRTVVEGLQGMEDIVVADVSLDAHQARLSVRPVPDRPGVLADLFEAVAGGPEDDPSTGATVDMIVQNVSHAGHAAISFTVPESEANYAAELAAAPAVRWGEGAVQIDPHVAKLSVTGVGLRSHTGVGLKLFAALAEAKVNVQLIGTSEMRVSVVVAANEGERAVEAVRGAFGIG, encoded by the coding sequence ATGCCCCGGATCATCGTGCAAAAGTTCGGCGGGACCTCCGTCGGCGACACCTCCCGCATTCGCCGCGCCGCCGCCCGCGCCGTCGCCGCCCAGCAGGAGGGCGCCCAGGTGGTGATGGTCGTCTCCGCCCGCGGCAAGAAGACAGACGAACTGGTCTCCCTGGCCGGCGAGTTCGACATCGAACCGCCCGCCCGCGAAATGGACATGCTGCTGGCCACCGGCGAGCAGGAGTCCGTCGCCCTGATGGCGATGGCCCTCCGCGAAGCCGGCGCCGAGGCCGTCAGCCTCACCGGCGGGCAGATCGGCATCTCCACCGACGACACCTACGGCAAGGCCCGCATCCGGGCCATCAAAACCGACCGCCTGCGGGAGCACCTGGACGCCGGCCGCATCGTCGTCGCCGCGGGGTTCCAGGGGGTCTCCGATTCCGGCGACATCACCACGCTGGGCCGCGGCGGCTCGGACCTGACCGCCGCCGCCCTCGCCGCGGTGCTGGGGGCGGAGCGCTGCGAGATTTATACGGACGTCCCCGGCGTGTTCACCGTGGACCCCCGCATCGAGCCGGCCGCCCGCAAGCTGAGCCGGATCGGCTATGACGAGATGCTGGAATTAGCCAGCCTCGGCGCCGGGGTGATGCACTCCCGCAGCATCGAGTTCGCCGGGAAATACGGCGTGCCGATCGAGGTCCGCAGCAGTCTGAGCGACGAACCCGGCACCCTCATCGCCCGGGCCGGCGCCCCGGCCCGCCCGGTGACGGGGCTGGCGCTGGTCCGCGACGCCGCCCGGGTGACGCTCGCCGGCCTGCCGGACCGGCCGGGGGTGATGGCGGAAATCTTCCGCCGCATGGCGGACCGGGCGATCCCGCTGGACATGGTCGTGCAGGACCTCTCCGTGCAGGGCATTGCGGAGGTCTCCTTCACCGTGCCGCAGGAGGACCTCGCCGGGGCCCTCGCGGCGGCGAAGGCCGCGGTGGACGCCTTGGACGGGGCGGAGGTGACCGTCGGCACGGACCTCGCCAAGATCAGCGCCGTGGGTGCCGGCATGCCGGACCGGCCGGGCGTGGCGGCGAAGATGTTCCGCACGCTGGCGGACATCGGCTGCAACGTGGAACTGGTCACCACCAGCGAAATTAAGGTCTCCTGCCTGATCGCCCGCGACCGGGCGAACGAGGCGATCCGGGCCGTCCACGCCGCCTTCGAGCTGGATCAGGCCGCCGACGCCGACGCCGCCCACCGCGACGACCACCCGCTCTCCCCGCAGGAGCAGCGGGTCCGCACCGTCGTGGAAGGGCTGCAGGGGATGGAGGATATCGTCGTGGCCGACGTCTCGCTGGACGCCCACCAGGCCCGCCTGAGCGTCCGCCCGGTCCCCGACCGCCCCGGCGTGCTGGCGGACCTGTTCGAGGCGGTCGCCGGCGGCCCGGAGGACGACCCGAGCACCGGGGCGACGGTCGATATGATCGTGCAGAACGTCTCGCACGCCGGCCACGCGGCGATCAGTTTCACCGTGCCGGAGTCCGAGGCGAACTACGCCGCGGAACTGGCCGCCGCCCCCGCGGTCCGCTGGGGCGAGGGCGCGGTGCAGATCGACCCGCACGTGGCCAAATTAAGCGTCACCGGCGTGGGCCTGCGGAGCCACACCGGCGTGGGCCTGAAGCTGTTCGCCGCCCTGGCCGAGGCGAAGGTGAACGTCCAATTAATCGGCACCAGCGAGATGCGCGTCAGCGTCGTCGTCGCCGCCAACGAGGGCGAACGCGCCGTGGAGGCGGTGCGCGGGGCGTTCGGGATCGGGTGA
- a CDS encoding thioredoxin family protein: MSRLACLLFAVALCAAFPLAAPSAFAQVRPTTNAQAAMTASAATGQPILAVAGHTGCVYCRQIKDELTSATPAAKVAENFVVLLMDTDQTPSWPAWDQQFPNDGGGVPKVYVVRADGTSMYAGSGKPSDLDKFLSRYLDGNGKVYLGKDLAQLNRDVRSMNRLARRDRAAYVKMVADYSATLSFAAPVAQFVDAAEELASEAEQELTAAAETLEDPAAPAEKRLDAALALHELARDFEPLAAEHARITDRIAELEYEEKTPGPNSPAAYFTRAGLWTEAQAAEEARQWADAVAKREALIAAHPKTEAARRAADGLDDLRRRAEVAAGRE, translated from the coding sequence ATGTCCCGCCTCGCCTGTCTTTTATTTGCCGTCGCCCTCTGTGCGGCCTTTCCGCTGGCGGCCCCGTCGGCGTTCGCTCAGGTGCGGCCGACCACGAACGCACAGGCGGCGATGACGGCCTCCGCCGCGACCGGGCAGCCGATCCTCGCCGTCGCCGGGCATACTGGGTGCGTCTACTGCCGCCAGATTAAAGACGAACTGACCTCCGCGACCCCCGCCGCCAAGGTCGCCGAGAACTTCGTCGTCCTCCTGATGGACACCGACCAGACGCCCTCCTGGCCGGCCTGGGACCAGCAGTTCCCGAACGACGGGGGCGGCGTGCCGAAGGTCTACGTCGTGCGGGCGGACGGGACCTCGATGTACGCCGGCTCCGGCAAGCCGTCGGACCTCGATAAGTTCCTCAGCCGCTACCTGGACGGCAACGGCAAGGTCTACCTCGGGAAGGACCTCGCCCAGCTCAACCGGGACGTGCGGTCGATGAATCGGCTGGCGCGGCGGGACCGGGCCGCCTACGTGAAGATGGTCGCCGACTACTCCGCGACGCTCAGCTTCGCCGCCCCCGTCGCCCAGTTCGTCGACGCCGCGGAAGAGTTGGCGTCCGAGGCCGAGCAGGAACTGACGGCGGCCGCGGAGACGCTCGAGGACCCCGCCGCCCCGGCCGAGAAACGGCTCGACGCGGCGCTGGCGCTGCACGAACTGGCCCGGGACTTCGAACCGCTGGCCGCCGAGCACGCCCGCATCACCGACCGCATCGCCGAGCTGGAGTACGAGGAGAAGACCCCGGGCCCGAACTCCCCCGCCGCCTACTTCACCCGCGCCGGACTGTGGACCGAGGCGCAAGCGGCGGAGGAGGCCCGGCAGTGGGCCGACGCCGTGGCGAAGCGGGAGGCCCTGATCGCCGCCCACCCCAAGACGGAGGCCGCCCGTCGGGCCGCCGACGGCTTGGACGACCTGCGACGGCGGGCGGAGGTCGCCGCGGGCCGGGAGTGA
- a CDS encoding ImmA/IrrE family metallo-endopeptidase, with protein MADEIRFDDDTTPAVAATKVRELLGLGTGPIYNLVAVLADAGISSVELETSLGIDGAAGVVNGHPFMFVALDRPADRVRLTCAHEVGHIVFGDCDDGRVPSEEGPTEDRAFDFGSHLILPHERLVEAFRGRSFLKLVKTKEEFGISVSAMIYRAREAGEISETLAARLWKDMARRGWRRDEPGNVRWERADELESHIEVLLHESGWDWEQIEHAAGIPREQLQIRLDRAMRRSGFGGPPTGSEEDYLEGDEERSGVIPFRSQPDR; from the coding sequence TTGGCTGACGAGATCCGGTTCGACGACGATACCACACCGGCTGTCGCGGCCACGAAAGTCCGTGAACTGCTGGGGTTGGGAACGGGACCAATCTACAACTTAGTGGCCGTGCTGGCGGATGCAGGCATCAGCTCAGTTGAATTGGAGACGAGCCTCGGTATTGATGGGGCAGCGGGCGTCGTAAATGGGCACCCGTTCATGTTCGTAGCGCTGGACCGACCTGCAGACCGTGTGCGGCTTACATGCGCGCACGAGGTGGGTCACATTGTCTTTGGGGACTGCGATGACGGTCGCGTCCCGTCAGAGGAGGGACCGACTGAAGACCGCGCGTTCGACTTTGGCTCGCACCTCATCCTTCCGCACGAGCGATTAGTGGAAGCATTTCGAGGGCGGTCGTTCCTCAAGCTGGTCAAGACAAAGGAAGAATTTGGCATCAGCGTGTCTGCAATGATCTACCGCGCTAGAGAGGCAGGTGAGATCTCAGAGACGTTAGCCGCACGACTTTGGAAGGACATGGCCCGTCGCGGTTGGCGGCGGGACGAGCCTGGCAACGTCCGCTGGGAGCGAGCGGATGAATTGGAGTCCCACATAGAGGTTCTCCTCCATGAAAGTGGCTGGGACTGGGAGCAGATAGAACACGCTGCTGGCATTCCGCGGGAACAACTGCAAATACGACTGGACCGCGCTATGCGTCGTTCCGGTTTCGGCGGGCCGCCAACAGGCTCGGAAGAAGATTATCTAGAAGGTGATGAGGAGCGGTCCGGGGTGATCCCCTTCCGCTCACAGCCGGATAGGTGA
- a CDS encoding right-handed parallel beta-helix repeat-containing protein, translating to MIALPSFVRPLLVVGLLPLGLSAAPAPAPVAAEIVGDGVADDTAALQALIDAGGAVTLPAGPLRITAPLVVDLTKSGRTSVSGAGVARLVMAGPGPAIRVVGSHDGTADPASVKDQVWANENAPMLDGFEIVGVHPQADGVEAEGTMQLTLTRLVVRQARHAVRLTGRNRNVTLSDCHLYENAGVGVFLDGVNLHQIGLSNCHVSYNFGGGVVLRDSEVRNLQIAGCDIEGNTGPAGDRGAPANVWLDSTNRSVAEVAIVGCTIQHGHDAPDSANIRIGGQAEPRPYDEGERRVGNVLIADNVLSDVRVNVELKGVRAATVTGNTLWQGYAANLVAEDCTRLVIANNVLDRSPRYNYSDAAEATLGVRLERCTDGAVTGNLSSGEVKGEAAFIFRDCDRINVAGNTITDYGAAGLLLDGVTNSLITGNLIRDDRPDAAGEPIRTANLRGVTFTGNLLGDEANEGERGAPAP from the coding sequence GTGATCGCCCTGCCGTCGTTCGTTCGTCCGCTGCTCGTCGTCGGGCTGTTGCCGCTCGGGCTCTCCGCCGCCCCGGCACCGGCGCCGGTCGCCGCGGAGATCGTCGGCGACGGCGTCGCGGACGACACAGCCGCGTTGCAGGCCCTGATCGACGCCGGCGGCGCCGTCACCCTGCCGGCCGGGCCGCTGCGGATCACCGCCCCGCTGGTGGTCGATCTGACGAAGAGCGGCCGCACCTCCGTCAGCGGGGCCGGCGTCGCCCGCCTCGTGATGGCCGGCCCCGGGCCGGCCATCCGCGTCGTCGGTTCCCACGACGGCACCGCCGACCCGGCCAGCGTGAAGGATCAGGTCTGGGCGAACGAAAACGCCCCGATGCTGGACGGGTTCGAGATCGTCGGCGTCCACCCGCAGGCCGACGGCGTGGAGGCCGAGGGGACGATGCAGCTGACCCTCACCCGGCTGGTCGTCCGCCAGGCCCGGCACGCGGTGCGTCTGACCGGCCGCAACCGCAACGTGACGCTGTCGGACTGTCACCTCTACGAGAACGCCGGCGTGGGGGTGTTTCTGGACGGGGTGAACCTGCACCAGATCGGGCTGTCGAACTGCCACGTCAGCTACAACTTCGGCGGCGGAGTCGTCCTGCGGGACAGCGAGGTGCGCAACCTGCAGATCGCCGGCTGCGACATCGAGGGCAACACCGGCCCGGCCGGGGACCGCGGGGCACCGGCGAACGTCTGGCTGGACAGCACGAACCGCAGCGTGGCGGAGGTGGCGATCGTCGGCTGCACCATCCAGCACGGGCACGACGCGCCGGACTCCGCCAACATCCGCATCGGGGGGCAGGCCGAACCGCGGCCCTACGACGAGGGCGAACGGCGGGTGGGGAACGTGCTGATCGCCGACAACGTTCTCTCCGACGTGCGGGTGAACGTGGAACTGAAGGGCGTCCGGGCCGCGACCGTCACGGGCAACACGCTGTGGCAGGGGTACGCCGCCAACCTCGTCGCCGAAGACTGCACACGGTTGGTCATCGCGAACAACGTGCTGGACCGCAGCCCCCGCTACAACTACAGCGACGCGGCCGAGGCGACGCTCGGCGTGCGGTTGGAACGCTGCACGGACGGCGCCGTCACCGGCAACCTCAGCAGCGGCGAGGTGAAGGGCGAAGCGGCGTTCATCTTCCGCGACTGCGACCGGATCAACGTCGCCGGCAACACGATCACCGACTACGGCGCCGCCGGCCTGCTGCTGGACGGCGTGACGAACAGCCTGATCACCGGCAACCTGATCCGCGACGACCGCCCCGACGCCGCCGGCGAACCGATCAGGACGGCCAACCTGCGGGGCGTGACCTTCACCGGCAACCTCCTCGGCGACGAGGCGAACGAAGGCGAGCGGGGGGCGCCCGCCCCCTGA